From a region of the Myxococcus fulvus genome:
- a CDS encoding hybrid non-ribosomal peptide synthetase/type I polyketide synthase, giving the protein MTLAELLQSLAAHGIKLSVDGEHLAVDAPDGVLPSGLREQLVAHKAALRALLSERDEPGSGPPVEVVPRPEERHLPFPMTELQQAYSVGRQAELEMNASMHAYNELDCPALDLSRFEEAWNRVVARHEMLRAVEAPGFQQQILPSVPRYHLPVEDLRGRGQEAADARLVAIRERLSQQVLPLDQWPLFELRACLLDGDRVRLFMSIDGTFIDGYSFQLLYRDLVHFYRHPEAAAAPLTLSYRDYSLAVHHARGARHARSLEYWRARLPHLPPAPDLPLEKDPRTLRRPRFRRWFARVDAEVWQRLKQRARARRLTEPELLLAAYAEVIARWSRGPRFTLNVPHFNRLPVHPQVNDIIGTFASFTLVEVDHHPERSFTERALAIREQLLLALEHREVSGVELLRELFRAQGRISGAIMPVVMTSFASHSRSGDSHWVDFLAESFGGLVEALTQTPQVWIDLQIVYQRGGVFLNWDVAEELFPPGMLEDMFASFHALLLRLAEDDAAWERADLDLLPPRQRELIARVNDTARPLSGELLHTGFYRNAAARPDALALVSEGSALSYGELARRANRLGHVLRERGAAPNHVVAVVMEKGWEQVVAVLGVLASGAAYLPIDAGLPLERRSFMLRNGGVERVVTQPKFAGDSWPESVQVLVLTPEAFSEYSDAPLSTAQRPEDLAHILYTSGSTGQPNGAMLTHAGMVNAIEWTNRTYGVGPDDRLIALSALHHDFSVYDLFGTLSAGGTVVMPEASRRRDPSHWVELMARHGVTLWSTVPAMMEMLLTYLEGGNVRLSCPLRLVMLGGDWIAVTLPGRLRARFGGVKVVSVGGPTETSLWNITHPVEEADERRRSIPYGKPIANTRYYVLDERLEERPVWVPGELCCAGIGVALGYIGAGAGSQKFTVHPRTGERIYRTGDLGRYLPDGTIEFLGRVDFQLSIRGQRIEPGEIEAALLRAPDIRAAVVGAVGEHHEKRLVAYVVLADGARELDTRRVREFLSRVLPEHMVPATYVVLDALPLTRNAKVDRRALPHPDEVAQAKQDAGSRPSPASGGGEGTRALQDALSKAVGAVLGIPTVPPDTNFFELGANSVHLIQLHLRIKQALALTIPVVDLFGNPTVRSLAARLGAPGTAARSTPIVEPAPTQEDRDIAIIGMSGRFPGAATLDAFWRNLVEGVESVGTFTDDELRAAGVSESAFRDPRYVRASAVMEDFDAFDADFFSLTPREARSLDPQQRVFLECSWEALEHAGYPPGAGDAVVGVYAGKSVSHYRYPYPDLTRPLSFFQDLVSQDKDFLATQTSYKLDLRGPSLNLQTACSTSLVAVSTACDALLDGRCDMALAGGVAIKVPHKVGYLYEEGSIFSKDGHCRPFDARASGTLPGSGAGVVVLKRLGRALADGDRVLAVIKGSAINNDGHRKVGFMAPGVEGQSDVVRRAHQRAGIDPRSISYVEAHGTGTAMGDPIEVAALTRAFGEQAQSGSCALGSVKSNIGHLDSAAGIAGLIKVVLSLQHRTLAPSLHFETPNPRIDFEHSPFFVVDKATPWNVASGPRRAGVSSFGIGGTNAHVVVEEAPSTQAPEVSGSERSRHVLTLSARSDAALRLLAGQYQSLLEETDASLADVCFSANTGRVAFEHRLAVVASERDAMAASLGAAAKGEERPGLVQGVLDARSSPKVAFLFSGQGSQYIGAARELYPTHPGFRRRIDAFDVLLRDVWGRSLHSVLYPEPGHSSPIDQFDYAQPVLFALEYALAELWMSWGIRPDVLLGHSTGELAAACLAGVFSLEDGLKLAIHRGRLMHQLPEGGNLAVSTGEDEVRAVLAQGGWSCSIAALNGPDNVVVSGPPGELGEVASALESRGLKVRRLNIPRAAHSVMVEAILPEFRAVAATLTYARPAIPMVSGMTGEPITDAITTPDYWCSQLRDPVRFARGVEHLYRDGVRVFIEMGPKATLLGMAARCVPEGECAWLPSLRPEDGGWQQLLESLSALYVRGVRVDWTAFEAGFTRRKVALPTYPFQRQRYWEEGAGLRRLQGTSVAREEHPLLGARMPLAVLGPDALLFESTLGPSSQAFLGQHRVFGTPTLPATAYVEMALAAGARLLGTKALLLENLSLLAAMTFPGDASRQVQCSVSKAGAGSATARIFSRAMEAAEGEWVLHATATLHASREGEEPREASGYDAVLSMQRAALLIPDPYRRARESGVDFGAEFQGITELRRQSEQVLARIERPAVLGDHDAFLAHPALLDACLQVVGGAYPESSGSELYVPMNLESVELFGGLEARMWSHAVVLPLDATWKRLRADVHVFGSDGRLCARVLGLELQRTRREALRPATQAPVDGWLYERRWEPLALEAAGTAPKERGPCLILADERGLGPRLARALERDGRTCFLAFRGRTFRALDDTRFELPEDPEALAEALKTLALPASLSDVILLWGLDGADSEDLDPARLDADTLRGCGSGLGLLRSLIERGYSQAVWLVTRGAQAVATGQPLPGIAQSLLWGLARPVAIESSELDVRCVDLDPRSGADAQVEMLTRELLARADVADNQVAFRGDRRVARLRRVSAREVLTASSRWAGADAVREDRTYLVVGGLGRLGLLTAELLANRGARSLVLTGRGVVGPEAAERLERLRTLGARVEYRQVDVADEDALAALLREISGELAPLGGVFHSAGVLDDGVLRQQRWARFESVLRPKVRGAWNLHRLTSKLALDHFVLFSSVASLVGSAGQSNHCAATAFEDALAHHRRALGLPGLSINWGVWAGDAGARVDVGARSHTPGWGSLPVREGLAALEALLTSPVAQVGVAEIDWAVFGGGRSSPYDAELRDAARGRTVERARFLETLSRSPVMHRRKLLLEYLREQVAWIRGAASGASVDPSQGFSEMGIDSLAALQLKNRLQSGFGLSLPATLVFNYPTTEKLAEQLATAFLPLEFPAPTSAPPEAPEQGASALENLSEAHLAHLLEEQLSKMS; this is encoded by the coding sequence ATGACGCTGGCGGAGCTCCTCCAGTCGCTGGCTGCTCACGGCATCAAGCTGAGCGTGGACGGCGAGCACCTGGCCGTCGATGCGCCAGACGGGGTGCTTCCCTCGGGGCTGCGCGAACAGCTCGTGGCGCACAAGGCGGCGCTCCGTGCCCTCCTGTCGGAGCGGGACGAGCCCGGGTCGGGGCCCCCCGTGGAGGTGGTGCCCAGGCCCGAGGAGCGGCACCTGCCGTTCCCGATGACCGAGCTCCAGCAGGCCTACAGCGTGGGCCGACAGGCCGAGCTGGAGATGAACGCGTCGATGCACGCGTACAACGAGCTCGACTGCCCCGCGCTCGACCTCTCGCGCTTCGAGGAGGCGTGGAACCGGGTCGTGGCCCGCCACGAGATGCTGCGCGCCGTGGAGGCTCCGGGCTTCCAGCAGCAGATCCTCCCCTCCGTCCCTCGCTACCACCTGCCCGTCGAGGACCTGCGTGGGCGCGGTCAGGAGGCGGCCGACGCACGCCTCGTCGCCATCCGCGAGCGGCTGTCCCAGCAGGTGCTCCCGCTCGACCAGTGGCCCCTGTTCGAGCTGCGCGCGTGCCTGCTCGACGGCGACCGCGTGCGCCTCTTCATGAGCATCGATGGGACCTTCATCGATGGGTACAGCTTCCAGCTCCTCTACCGGGACCTGGTGCACTTCTACCGGCACCCCGAGGCCGCCGCGGCGCCCCTCACGCTGTCGTATCGGGACTACTCGCTCGCCGTGCACCACGCCCGAGGTGCCCGCCACGCGCGCTCGCTCGAATACTGGCGCGCGCGCCTCCCGCACCTGCCGCCCGCGCCGGACCTCCCGCTGGAGAAGGACCCCCGCACGCTCCGACGCCCACGCTTCCGCCGCTGGTTCGCTCGCGTGGACGCGGAGGTGTGGCAGCGACTCAAGCAGCGGGCCCGCGCTCGCCGGCTGACGGAGCCCGAGCTGCTGCTGGCCGCATACGCGGAGGTCATCGCCCGTTGGAGCCGCGGCCCGCGCTTCACCCTCAACGTCCCGCACTTCAACCGGCTGCCCGTCCACCCCCAGGTCAACGACATCATCGGCACCTTCGCCAGCTTCACGCTGGTCGAGGTGGACCACCATCCGGAGCGCAGCTTCACCGAGCGCGCGCTGGCCATTCGCGAGCAGCTCCTCCTGGCGCTGGAGCATCGCGAGGTGAGCGGCGTCGAGCTGCTGCGCGAGCTGTTCCGGGCCCAGGGACGCATCTCCGGCGCCATCATGCCCGTGGTGATGACGAGCTTCGCCTCCCACTCCAGGAGCGGGGACTCGCATTGGGTGGACTTCCTGGCGGAGTCCTTCGGTGGGCTCGTCGAGGCCCTCACGCAGACGCCCCAGGTGTGGATCGACCTTCAGATCGTCTACCAGCGGGGCGGCGTCTTCCTGAACTGGGACGTGGCGGAGGAGCTGTTCCCGCCCGGAATGCTGGAGGACATGTTCGCCAGCTTCCACGCGTTGCTCCTCCGGTTGGCGGAGGACGATGCGGCCTGGGAGCGCGCGGACCTGGACCTGCTTCCGCCGCGCCAGCGCGAGCTCATCGCCCGCGTCAACGACACGGCCCGCCCGCTGAGTGGTGAGCTGCTCCACACGGGCTTCTACCGCAACGCCGCCGCGCGTCCCGACGCACTCGCCCTGGTCTCCGAGGGGAGCGCGCTGAGCTATGGCGAGCTGGCCCGGCGTGCCAACCGCCTGGGACATGTCCTGCGCGAGCGAGGCGCTGCGCCCAATCACGTGGTCGCGGTGGTGATGGAGAAGGGCTGGGAGCAGGTCGTCGCGGTGCTGGGCGTGCTGGCCTCGGGCGCCGCGTACCTGCCCATCGACGCGGGCCTGCCGCTGGAGCGGCGCTCCTTCATGCTGCGCAACGGCGGCGTCGAGCGGGTGGTGACCCAGCCGAAGTTCGCCGGGGACTCGTGGCCCGAGTCCGTCCAGGTGCTGGTCCTCACGCCGGAGGCCTTCAGTGAGTACTCCGACGCGCCATTGTCGACCGCGCAGCGGCCGGAGGACCTCGCGCACATCCTCTACACGTCCGGCTCCACGGGCCAGCCCAACGGGGCGATGCTCACGCACGCGGGGATGGTCAACGCCATCGAGTGGACGAACCGCACGTACGGCGTGGGGCCGGATGACCGACTCATCGCCCTGAGCGCGCTCCACCACGACTTCTCCGTCTACGACCTCTTCGGAACGCTGAGCGCGGGCGGCACGGTGGTGATGCCCGAGGCCTCCCGGCGACGAGACCCCTCGCATTGGGTCGAGCTGATGGCCCGTCACGGCGTCACGCTCTGGAGCACCGTGCCGGCGATGATGGAGATGCTGCTGACGTACCTCGAGGGAGGCAACGTCCGGCTCTCGTGTCCGCTGCGGCTCGTGATGCTGGGCGGCGACTGGATTGCCGTCACGCTCCCCGGGCGCCTGCGCGCGCGCTTCGGCGGCGTGAAGGTGGTGAGCGTCGGCGGACCGACCGAGACGTCGCTGTGGAACATCACCCATCCCGTCGAAGAGGCGGACGAGCGCCGTCGCAGCATCCCGTACGGCAAGCCCATCGCCAACACGCGGTACTACGTGCTGGACGAGCGGCTGGAGGAGCGGCCCGTCTGGGTCCCCGGTGAGCTGTGCTGCGCGGGCATCGGCGTGGCCCTGGGCTACATCGGCGCGGGCGCGGGCTCCCAGAAGTTCACCGTCCACCCTCGCACGGGCGAGCGCATCTACCGCACCGGAGACCTCGGCCGCTATCTGCCCGATGGTACCATCGAGTTCCTCGGCCGCGTCGACTTCCAGCTCTCCATCCGTGGCCAGCGCATCGAACCCGGAGAAATCGAGGCGGCGCTGCTCCGGGCTCCGGACATCCGCGCCGCCGTGGTGGGCGCCGTCGGTGAGCACCACGAGAAGCGGCTCGTCGCATATGTCGTCCTCGCGGACGGGGCGCGGGAGCTCGACACGCGGCGCGTCCGCGAGTTCCTCTCGCGCGTACTCCCCGAGCACATGGTGCCCGCGACCTATGTCGTGCTGGACGCCCTGCCGCTGACCCGCAACGCCAAGGTGGACCGCCGGGCCTTGCCCCATCCGGACGAGGTCGCCCAGGCGAAGCAGGACGCCGGGTCGCGGCCGTCCCCGGCCTCGGGCGGTGGTGAGGGGACGCGCGCGCTCCAGGACGCGCTGTCGAAGGCCGTCGGAGCCGTGCTGGGGATTCCGACGGTTCCTCCGGATACCAACTTCTTCGAGCTCGGCGCCAACTCCGTGCACCTCATCCAGCTCCACCTGCGCATCAAGCAGGCGCTGGCGCTGACCATCCCCGTCGTCGACCTGTTCGGGAACCCGACGGTCCGCTCCCTCGCTGCGCGACTCGGTGCTCCAGGGACGGCGGCGAGGTCCACGCCCATCGTCGAGCCAGCTCCGACGCAGGAAGACCGGGACATCGCCATCATCGGGATGAGCGGCCGCTTTCCTGGGGCCGCCACGCTCGACGCGTTCTGGCGCAACCTGGTGGAGGGTGTCGAGTCCGTCGGCACCTTCACCGATGACGAGCTGCGCGCCGCGGGCGTGAGCGAGTCGGCGTTCAGGGACCCTCGCTACGTCCGTGCCTCGGCGGTGATGGAGGACTTCGACGCGTTCGACGCCGACTTCTTCTCCCTCACGCCCCGCGAGGCGCGCTCCCTGGACCCCCAGCAGCGCGTGTTCCTGGAGTGCTCGTGGGAGGCGCTCGAACATGCGGGCTACCCGCCTGGCGCGGGCGATGCCGTCGTCGGTGTCTACGCCGGCAAGAGCGTCAGCCACTACCGCTATCCCTATCCGGACCTGACGCGGCCGCTCAGCTTCTTCCAGGACCTCGTCTCCCAGGACAAGGACTTCCTGGCGACGCAGACCTCCTACAAGCTCGACCTGCGCGGGCCGAGCCTGAACCTCCAGACGGCCTGCTCGACGTCGCTCGTCGCCGTGTCGACGGCGTGCGACGCGCTGCTCGACGGACGCTGCGACATGGCGCTCGCGGGCGGGGTGGCCATCAAGGTCCCTCACAAGGTCGGCTACCTCTACGAGGAGGGCAGCATCTTCTCGAAGGACGGCCACTGCCGGCCGTTCGATGCCCGGGCCAGCGGCACCCTGCCTGGAAGCGGCGCCGGCGTCGTCGTCCTCAAGCGCCTGGGTCGGGCGCTCGCCGATGGGGATCGTGTCCTCGCGGTCATCAAGGGCTCGGCCATCAACAACGACGGGCACCGCAAGGTCGGCTTCATGGCGCCCGGGGTCGAGGGCCAGTCCGACGTCGTCCGCCGGGCGCACCAGCGCGCCGGCATCGACCCGCGGAGCATCTCCTACGTCGAGGCGCATGGGACGGGGACCGCGATGGGCGACCCCATCGAGGTCGCGGCGCTGACCCGGGCCTTCGGTGAGCAGGCGCAGTCCGGGTCCTGCGCGCTGGGCTCGGTGAAGAGCAACATCGGGCACCTGGACAGCGCGGCGGGCATCGCCGGGCTCATCAAGGTCGTGTTGTCCCTCCAGCATCGCACCCTCGCGCCCTCTCTTCATTTCGAGACGCCGAACCCGCGCATCGACTTCGAGCACAGCCCGTTCTTCGTGGTCGACAAGGCCACGCCGTGGAACGTGGCGAGCGGACCGCGCCGCGCCGGAGTCAGCTCCTTCGGCATCGGCGGCACCAACGCGCATGTCGTGGTGGAGGAGGCGCCCTCGACCCAGGCGCCCGAGGTCTCCGGCTCGGAGCGCTCCCGTCATGTCCTGACGCTCTCGGCGCGCAGCGACGCGGCGCTGCGGTTGCTCGCGGGCCAATACCAGTCGCTGCTGGAGGAGACCGACGCGTCGCTCGCGGACGTGTGCTTCTCCGCGAACACGGGCCGCGTCGCCTTCGAGCACCGGCTCGCCGTGGTGGCTTCGGAGCGCGACGCCATGGCGGCCTCGCTCGGCGCCGCGGCGAAAGGGGAGGAGCGTCCCGGGCTGGTCCAGGGCGTGCTCGACGCGAGGTCATCGCCGAAGGTCGCGTTCCTCTTCTCGGGGCAGGGCTCACAGTACATCGGCGCTGCTCGCGAGCTGTATCCGACGCATCCGGGGTTCCGCCGCCGCATCGATGCGTTCGATGTGCTGCTGCGAGACGTCTGGGGACGCTCTCTCCACTCGGTGCTCTATCCGGAGCCGGGACACAGCTCGCCCATCGACCAGTTCGACTACGCGCAGCCGGTGCTCTTCGCGCTCGAGTACGCGCTGGCCGAGCTGTGGATGTCCTGGGGCATCCGGCCGGATGTCCTGCTCGGACACAGCACTGGAGAGCTGGCGGCGGCGTGCCTCGCGGGGGTGTTCAGCCTCGAGGACGGGCTGAAGCTGGCGATTCACCGGGGCCGGCTGATGCATCAGCTCCCCGAGGGAGGGAACCTCGCGGTCTCCACGGGCGAGGATGAGGTCCGCGCGGTCCTGGCGCAGGGCGGATGGAGTTGCTCCATCGCCGCGCTCAACGGTCCCGACAACGTGGTCGTCTCCGGTCCCCCTGGCGAGCTGGGGGAGGTGGCCTCGGCCCTGGAGTCCCGGGGGCTCAAGGTGCGCCGCCTGAACATTCCGCGCGCGGCCCACTCGGTCATGGTCGAGGCCATCCTCCCGGAGTTCAGGGCCGTCGCCGCCACGCTCACCTACGCTCGGCCCGCCATCCCCATGGTCTCCGGGATGACCGGCGAGCCCATCACGGACGCCATCACCACGCCGGACTACTGGTGCAGCCAGCTCCGCGACCCGGTGCGCTTCGCGCGGGGCGTGGAGCACCTGTACCGGGACGGAGTGCGGGTGTTCATTGAGATGGGGCCCAAGGCGACGCTGCTCGGCATGGCGGCGCGGTGCGTCCCGGAAGGGGAGTGCGCGTGGCTGCCGAGCCTGCGGCCCGAGGACGGCGGCTGGCAGCAGCTGTTGGAGAGCCTGTCGGCCCTGTACGTGCGAGGCGTCCGCGTGGACTGGACGGCCTTCGAGGCGGGCTTCACCCGGCGCAAGGTGGCGCTCCCCACGTATCCCTTCCAGCGTCAGCGGTACTGGGAGGAGGGGGCGGGGCTGCGGCGTCTGCAGGGCACGAGCGTCGCCCGGGAAGAGCACCCCCTGCTCGGCGCGCGCATGCCGTTGGCCGTGCTCGGGCCGGACGCGCTGCTGTTCGAGTCGACGCTCGGCCCTTCGTCGCAGGCCTTCCTGGGACAGCACCGCGTCTTCGGAACTCCGACCCTGCCCGCGACGGCCTACGTCGAGATGGCGCTGGCCGCGGGCGCGCGGCTGCTCGGGACGAAGGCGCTGCTGCTGGAGAACCTGTCCCTGCTCGCGGCGATGACCTTCCCCGGCGACGCCAGTCGCCAGGTGCAGTGCTCTGTGAGCAAGGCGGGGGCCGGCTCGGCGACGGCGCGCATCTTCAGCCGTGCGATGGAAGCCGCGGAGGGCGAGTGGGTCCTTCATGCAACCGCGACGCTCCATGCCTCGCGTGAGGGAGAGGAGCCTCGCGAGGCCTCGGGCTACGACGCGGTGCTCTCGATGCAGCGGGCCGCGCTGCTCATCCCGGACCCGTATCGCCGGGCGCGGGAGTCCGGGGTCGACTTCGGCGCGGAGTTCCAGGGCATCACCGAGCTGCGCCGACAGTCGGAGCAGGTCCTGGCCCGCATCGAGAGGCCCGCCGTGCTCGGGGACCACGACGCGTTCCTCGCGCACCCGGCGCTGCTGGATGCGTGTCTCCAGGTGGTGGGCGGCGCGTATCCGGAGTCGAGCGGCTCCGAGCTGTATGTGCCGATGAACCTGGAGAGCGTCGAGCTGTTCGGAGGACTCGAAGCGCGGATGTGGAGCCACGCGGTGGTGCTGCCCCTGGACGCGACGTGGAAGCGGCTCCGCGCCGATGTCCACGTCTTCGGGAGCGACGGGCGGCTGTGCGCGCGAGTCCTCGGCCTGGAGCTCCAGCGGACCCGTCGGGAAGCCTTGCGCCCGGCGACCCAGGCACCGGTGGATGGATGGCTCTATGAGCGCCGGTGGGAGCCGCTCGCGCTGGAGGCAGCGGGCACCGCGCCGAAGGAGCGCGGACCCTGCCTGATTCTCGCGGACGAGCGTGGGCTGGGACCGCGGCTCGCACGGGCGCTCGAACGCGATGGACGGACCTGCTTCCTCGCGTTCCGCGGACGGACGTTCCGCGCCCTCGATGACACGCGCTTCGAGCTGCCGGAGGACCCCGAGGCGCTCGCAGAGGCCCTGAAGACCCTGGCGCTCCCGGCCTCCCTGTCGGACGTCATCCTGCTGTGGGGACTCGACGGCGCGGACTCGGAGGACCTCGACCCGGCGCGCCTCGACGCGGACACACTGCGCGGCTGCGGAAGCGGCCTCGGGCTGCTGCGCTCCCTCATCGAGCGTGGATACTCCCAGGCCGTGTGGCTGGTGACGCGAGGCGCGCAGGCCGTCGCCACCGGACAGCCACTCCCTGGGATTGCACAGTCGCTGCTCTGGGGCCTGGCGCGACCGGTCGCCATCGAGTCCTCCGAGCTGGATGTCCGGTGCGTCGACCTCGATCCACGGAGCGGGGCGGATGCGCAGGTGGAGATGCTCACGCGGGAGCTCCTCGCGCGAGCGGACGTGGCCGACAACCAGGTCGCCTTCCGAGGGGACCGTCGGGTCGCGCGGCTGCGCAGGGTCTCTGCTCGCGAGGTCCTGACCGCGTCCTCGAGGTGGGCGGGCGCTGATGCTGTCCGGGAGGACCGCACCTATCTCGTGGTGGGTGGGCTCGGTCGGCTGGGGTTGCTGACGGCGGAGCTCCTGGCGAACCGGGGCGCGCGCAGCCTCGTGCTGACGGGACGTGGTGTCGTGGGACCGGAGGCGGCCGAGCGGCTGGAGCGACTGCGCACGCTCGGGGCGCGCGTCGAGTACCGACAGGTGGACGTCGCGGACGAGGACGCACTCGCGGCGTTGCTTCGGGAGATCTCCGGCGAGCTCGCGCCGCTGGGCGGAGTGTTCCACTCGGCGGGCGTGCTGGATGACGGTGTCCTGCGCCAGCAGCGCTGGGCCCGCTTCGAGAGCGTGCTGAGGCCCAAGGTGAGGGGCGCGTGGAACCTGCACCGGCTGACCTCGAAGCTCGCGCTGGACCACTTCGTGTTGTTCTCGTCGGTGGCGTCCCTGGTCGGCTCCGCCGGACAGTCGAACCACTGCGCGGCGACGGCGTTCGAGGACGCGCTGGCGCATCATCGCCGCGCTCTCGGACTGCCGGGGCTCAGCATCAACTGGGGCGTGTGGGCGGGAGACGCTGGAGCCCGCGTGGACGTCGGCGCGCGCTCCCACACTCCGGGCTGGGGGAGCCTCCCCGTGCGAGAGGGACTCGCGGCGCTCGAAGCGCTGCTCACGAGCCCCGTCGCCCAGGTGGGTGTCGCGGAGATCGACTGGGCGGTGTTCGGCGGCGGCCGCTCCTCGCCCTACGACGCCGAGCTGCGCGACGCGGCGCGGGGGCGGACCGTGGAGCGCGCGCGCTTCCTGGAGACGCTCTCGCGCTCGCCCGTCATGCATCGCCGGAAGCTGCTGCTGGAGTACCTGCGTGAGCAGGTGGCGTGGATTCGTGGCGCGGCCTCGGGGGCGTCGGTCGACCCGTCGCAGGGCTTCAGCGAGATGGGCATCGACTCCCTGGCGGCGCTGCAGCTCAAGAACCGGCTCCAGAGCGGCTTCGGGCTCTCGCTGCCCGCCACCCTCGTCTTCAACTACCCCACCACCGAGAAGCTCGCGGAGCAGCTCGCCACCGCGTTCCTTCCCCTGGAGTTCCCCGCGCCCACCAGCGCCCCTCCTGAAGCTCCGGAGCAAGGCGCGTCCGCACTGGAGAACCTGTCCGAAGCGCACCTCGCCCACCTGCTCGAAGAGCAGCTCTCGAAGATGAGCTAG